tttaaacattaaaaatcttTGTTAAATATTGGATACTTTAGAAGCTTGATACTGGagataaattatcttttattcattctaaatatatatttttaatgtaaatttatataaatgaatagtGATATGCTCTTAAAggagataattaaatataacatctTCTCACTCAAACAACATGTCATATAACAAAAACTAACTCAGATGACTAAAGCTTTATCACTTACATATCCTTGCTTGACAAATGGAAGGTCTAAATTGAAAGAATAGAAATAATTGTTCTACATTTCTCTCACatcaaataaaaacttattactAATCATGTTATCAATTATACAAGATACcacaataacttttttaaataaatatggtaaatacattgcaaataaatacataaaaccattttttatttctatgtttAAACATACATATAAAACCATGATTTCctaaaaatttaagtaaatgATAATATTAGAAACGTAAGTACGagttaaaagtatttattacataataaaaaacaaaaaaaaaatccaaaaacactttattttaagtaaaatttatccTCCTTAAAATCCGAGAATCTTTaaccaaaaatttaaatatattatacaagtACACCGATATGTTGACAAAATGAGAAATTCTTTGTTACTTTATTTTCGGCTGAAATGTTGGATATTGACCAACGCCATTATAGGAAAAAACTTCTGAATGTGATAAATGAATTTGAGCACATTCTGTATTTTGTTTTGACAAATGTTGCTGCCAAAGTTCTTTCGGTGGCATAAACTTTTAGAATACTGTTCATTAACAAACTAcattaattgttttagttttccacaaaaaatatttattatttttgtttatcgTATTTAGAGacaatttttataagaaaacttCATGTAGTTTTTGTAGTAATTTTTCTTAacgaaatttataaaaaaaaaaaaaatcttgataTGATGTTTTCCAAACAATTAAGAATATTAATGTAAGTGTAGGAGATACTATAGTAATTTCACAAAACTTTAAGGATAGTTGCTCTGGTGCAGGTCAACTTTCAATGTCTATGAAATAGTTAAGCAGCTCCTAGAATTGTTTACTACTtcaagtttttttattgttatttgcCCAAATTATTCGTAAGatttttttagaagaaattttaatgtcaatttaaagtttgacaatttaaatattaataatatagtaaATATAATAACCTATTTCCTTACatcaaacttatatttataaatttcaaagtgGAAATTCAATTAGCAAGAGTCTAACTACAATTCAATTGGTAataattacacttttttttcaCCTTAAGTTGTTTCAAATCAAAGCTAATTGCCTTGACAATTAACGAATCAGTTAGATTTTACGACTGTTCAATAATGATATTGATTTATTCGAATGCGTAGTTAATAGTTAATTGTCTGGTACGTGGTTGACCGGACAATCATATGATACACAGGTCTCTTAAGCATGGGCCTGCTATAACTAGTGAAGAGATTTGTATTGGGATGAGTGTCTACTGCCTTTCGGTCTTTTCGAGGTGATCGTCCTAGTCGTTTATTTCATGGACCTCTAGATTGTTCGGTTGAATGGTTAACAATcccaaaattttaaacatatgaTCATTGAGGGAAGGACGTGTGACACTTTGAATATCGCATCAGCCAGAATTAGAATAGTCAGATGTGAATAGTTGAATCTAACTTAATCCAACAACAGGTGATACCTCACTAAAAGTCCTTTTTTACTATAAATGCAGGTGGACCTTGCCAGTCATTTCACCTTTGCCTTATACTTTTCTCTTCCAACCAAACATCTAATACTTCTTTTGCTTTTAGGTGATAATTTTGACTATTGATTTGTCATCGTTTGGAGAGTCCGCAAGAAGGAACGGTCGAGGGTACGTTAATGACACATTATCGTCAGTGACATTGATAGTGTCTTcttcaattttgaaatcaacCAAACAAGAGATAGACTTTATCGACAACATAAATATTAACAAGATCACACATGTCATTTTTTACGAAGTCGACATCACATTATAGATCGACGAGACTAATAAGGGCACAAGGTTGCTCAATCACTCATGATCATCCCACAATGTGAAAGAGTACGTCACCTACTTCTACATAAGGCATCGATTATAATGGTGGGCAATGTTAAGTTCCCTGCTGCTGATGTTAAGTGcttcaattttattgtttgtaAAAGAAACAAACCTCCCAAAAGCTTTATATTCGGTGATTTTTATATACGTACTCTTATTCAACACAAAAGTTTTAATCAGAAAATCCAGATCAGTCTTGTAATGAAATCTATGTTTCACAAAAACTAGAAAGCTAGTTGGTAGTTGGGATTTGATAGCTATTTGCTGAAAGAAGTTATTATCTCTGAAGCCTTTTGTTGGAAAAGTATGgaaattttctataataaaatttacgggaaacaaaataaatacgACATGATtgtaaaatatacaaaataaatatttataaaaatacttaacTCATAATCTAGTTACAcccttaaaatataaataaaataaatatttttatgttattatcttcttcatgaaaattaatactAGGGCTGTTGGTAACTATTCTAACCATCCCTTAGTTGAATATTAATTTCAATCTATCTTACCAACAGTTTAAAATAGACTTTAAATCgatcttataaaaatatttataaaattttatttatattcatttatattttataaattattttattcatagataatttatttgaaacttttaatatattttttttatatatggatGATTTGATtgcaaaataatatatctaattaatgaataattttattaaaatagactctaatttataattttaatattatactaaaaaataaaaattaagtctaatttaaccttaaaaagttactttataaaatgaggtttttaCATATACTATAATTTACTTTATCTCTAAACTGTTTGGTCTTCTAATATATCAACTGTGTTTTAAATTTAGCATACAATACTATTTGTTGTTTTCCATAATCTTTtgtcaatatattattaaaccTATGAGCCAAATGATAATCCACATTTGCAAACAAGCTTGTAATATGAACATAGTGATGAATATTGGTGTGAAGTTTTGGTCAAGATCCACCAACTAGCAATAAGGAATTAATGCACGAAGTTTTGTAGAAACTATATGATTGTGtagttttgataaatttatttgtaaaactaATATTGAATATTCTTAATCAATTAATGTTCAATTATACTATGAATGTTCATGGGGTAGAAAAGACTCCACACACTGTAATGCATGTATTTAGTCATTAATTGAACTTTATTTCAATAAACATATGTATACCAGCAaatgaaatgttaaataatcattttttttaatacacttttattgtaaattaaaattgattggAAATTACAGAATTTTATAAGTCTTACCCTTCATTAATGCATTACActgttaattttattattttgaaagaattttttaaagataatttattggaaaacactcctctatttatatatatataacaaataaaaaattgtgaaatcTTATCCATAGCACATAAACTTTACGTGGGCATTACGGAATGATACATTCttatttgagaaagaaaataactaaTGTTTGACTATGCACATAAAGGAAGTCTcgtaaaatcttttaatatttaacttagaaaaaagttaatataaaaaaataactggtgattctttataaataaaataaagagttaatgtgaaatattaaagataattagTGTTATATTCATGTAGAAATTGGTTTAAAAGAGACcaacatcatatattttttaacatttaaaaaattagttgaaAAGCATGCTTGTTAGATATTGTAGGTCTTAATCCCATatgagttttaaatatttaaaaaatttagttgaaagataatattttttaaaaatttgatgttGGATATTTAGAAGACCAAGTCATATCTCTTTAGATGTGGAAATGATAGATGTCTAatgatgtttaaaatattaagataaaaataaattttcttgtatttttagATGTCAAATTTTACAGGGGATCGATGTCatgtagtttttaaaatattaaaaaatttaatacaaaaattatttttctatactaATTAGACGTTAGTCCATTATAGATTCGATgtctaataaaatatgatattgatCCCATAGAACCTTATATCCAATTAATCCATGGGACTAGTCTGTCGAACTGGCATATCGAccttaaccatttttttatccacaaatataattatatcactttttttttaaaaaaaaatcctcttatataagaaaaataagaattgaATGTAATTGTTTGATATCataaaattaactatatattaaataaaaaaataaataaaagagattgtgtgaaagatttttttgttctctttaaCTAACCATATTTAATGTAGATGActcaattttagaatataaaaatagtgaTGGATATGgtgacatttattttattgatgtgtCAAAATTTTGGTCAAGTTTAATAATGGAAAATAATCGAAAGTTAATGTATGAAATTTCATGGAAACTTATTGTGTGACTTTAATGTGCCTGTCTACAATAATTTCATTATGTGATGccatcatctttattttttttatcaattagcAAGCAGTTTCTATGAATTTTCCTATGATGGACACAACTCCACAATCTTTATATGTGAATGAAATACTTGTTATTTCAAATCTTGTTGTGCCTTCTCTTCCAACAATGTAAATAAGACTAAACATAtcttagttatatatatatatatatatatatatatatatatatatatatatatatatatatataagcttaGACTAATTGACTagcaataaataattaatgcatGAATTTAATGTTCAAAACTAGTATATCAAATGTTGATATGCCTTTTTGTttccataaatataatataaatttatatttgttttcctggtcaattatttgaattaagtttTTCCTACacctttttaatgttttattttaaacaatctTACACCTTATAATacacttttattctttttatgtttttagttttttttttatactacttgcaaattatttatttaattgatgagCATTTTAAGGGAAATTTGCAAAGTAAAAGAACAAACTATTAGTCATTTTTAAAGAATTCATGGAAATacatttaaagatttttttttcaaagaaattataactttttattgttCTCATAAACTCAATGATAATATATTCAAGTTATTTAATCACttatgtgatatatatatatatatatatataggggtttgctaacttgcgtacgcctgtttttcagttggtacattttagcaatgtgtaccgggttttagtagacaagaatacccttatatcatgaattctaagttataaggttaagggtattttaatagttttcattctcaaaattaaaaaaataaaaaaagaaaccccccatcccttatccacctctctcattcctctcaacctttctctttcatctctttcactccaacattttctctgtcatccctactataaccctaattgaaaaaaaaaaatcaaaaacacttgttttattttaataattttcattctcaaaattaaaaaaaaaaaacctcaaacccttactcacctccttcattcctctcaaccctttctctttcatctctctcactcaacacatttcatctgtcatctctgcattagctctaactaaaaaaacactcattattaaataaaatggttagagaaaaaaaatacttacataaataaaaaaaaataaagcacctaattttttatttatataattataaataaaatttcaagatttagaatttttattgtttgattttataattgagaattttattatattttgattttttttttctttagtaaaggaaaacaagttaatgagtttctaccaaaaaaattaaatggccacggagcaatgttacgtagtagcctcagaatgtaaaggaatgtaaagaaagaaatgatgttcataagtcttggtgcaagttgtgNNNNNNNNNNNNNNNNNNNNNNNNNNNNNNNNNNNNNNNNNNNNNNNNNNNNNNNNNNNNNNNNNNNNNNNNNNNNNNNNNNNNNNNNNNNNNNNNNNNNNNNNNNNNNNNNNNNNNNNNNNNNNNNNNNNNNNNNNNNNNNNNNNNNNNNNNNNNNNNNNNNNNNNNNNNNNNNNNNNNNNNNNNNNNNNNNNNNNNNNNNNNNNNNNNNNNNNNNNNNNNNNNNNNNNNNNNNNNNNNNNNNNNNNNNNNNNNNNNNNNNNNNNNNNNNNNNNNNNNNNNNNNNNNNNNNNNNNNNNNNNNNNNNNNNNNNNNNNNNNNNNNNNNNNNNNNNNNNNNNNNNNNNNNNNNNNNNNNNNNNNNNNNNNNNNNNNNNNNNNNNNNNNNNNNNNNNNNNNNNNNNNNNNNNNNNNNNNNNNNNNNNNNNNNNNNNNNNNNNNNNNNNNNNNNNNNNNNNNNNNNNNNNNNNNNNNNNNNNNNNNNNNNNNNNNNNNNNNNNNNNNNNNNNNNNNNNNNNNNNNNNNNNNNNNNNNNNNNNNNNNNNNNNNNNNNNNNNNNNNNNNNNNNNNNNNNNNNNNNNNNNNNNNNNNNNNNNNNNNNNNNNNNNNNNNNNNNNNNNNNNNNNNNNNNNNNNNNNNNNNNNNNNNNNNNNNNNNNNNNNNNNNNNNNNNNNNNNNNNNNNNNNNNNNNNNNNNNNNNNNNNNNNNNNNNNNNNNNNNNNNNNNNNNNNNNNNNNNNNNNNNNNNNNNNNNNNNNNNNNNNNNNNNNNNNNNNNNNNNNNNNNNNNNNNNNNNNNNNNNNNNNNNNNNNNNNNNNNNNNNNNNNNNNNNNNNNNNNNNNNNNNNNNNNNNNNNNNNNNNNNNNNNNNNNNNNNNNNNNNNNNNNNNNNNNNNNNNNNNNNNNNNNNNNNNNNNNNNNNNNNNNNNNNNNNNNNNNNNNNNNNNNNNNNNNNNNNNNNNNNNNNNNNNNNNNNNNNNNNNNNNNNNNNNNNNNNNNNNNNNNNNNNNNNNNNNNNNNNNNNNNNNNNNNNNNNNNNNNNNNNNNNNNNNNNNNNNNNNNNNNNNNNNNNNNNNNNNNNNNNNNNNNNNNNNNNNNNNNNNNNNNNNNNNNNNNNNNNNNNNNNNNNNNNNNNNNNNNNNNNNNNNNNNNNNNNNNNNNNNNNNNNNNNNNNNNNNNNNNNNNNNNNNNNNNNNNNNNNNNNNNNNNNNNNNNNNNNNNNNNNNNNNNNNNNNNNNNNNNNNNNNNNNNNNNNNNNNNNNNNNNNNNNNNNNNNNNNNNNNNNNNNNNNNNNNNNNNNNNNNNNNNNNNNNNNNNNNNNNNNNNNNNNNNNNNNNNNNNNNNNNNNNNNNNNNNNNNNNNNNNNNNNNNNNNNNNNNNNNNNNNNNNNNNNNNNNNNNNNNNNNNNNNNNNNNNNNNNNNNNNNNNNNNNNNNNNNNNNNNNNNNNNNNNNNNNNNNNNNNNNNNNNNNNNNNNNNNNNNNNNNNNNNNNNNNNNNNNNNNNNNNNNNNNNNNNNNNNNNNNNNNNNNNNNNNNNNNNNNNNNNNNNNNNNNNNNNNNNNNNNNNNNNNNNNNNNNNNNNNNNNNNNNNNNNNNNNNNNNNNNNNNNNNNNNNNNNNNNNNNNNNNNNNNNNNNNNNNNNNNNNNNNNNNNNNNNNNNNNNNNNNNNNNNNNNNNNNNNNNNNNNNNNNNNNNNNNNNNNNNNNNNNNNNNNNNNNNNNNNNNNNNNNNNNNNNNNNNNNNNNNNNNNNNNNNNNNNNNNNNNNNNNtatatatatatatatatatatatatatatatatatatatatatatatatatatatatatatatatatatatatatatataaattaatgtttagtttaaaaatttatttaaaaagattaagtTATAGGTTAaaaccctcatttggtccttatatttgtatgacaatctcaatttggtcatcatatttttttttgtctcaatttagtcttataatttgtaaaaatgagacAATTAAGTCCTCACCCTTAACTAATGAGTAACGTCGTCTGTTAGTGATGATGTGGTCCAAAAAAATTAGCTCACttataaagatttatatacgTGGAAcataagtatataaaataaagcttTTGACCTGGAATTAGGGTCCTCCAACCCTTCTCCCCCCTCGTCTTCTCCTTCCCCCACCATCAGCCTCTCTCCGATTGAGTGTCTCATCGTAAGTGTCTTCCGCAAAAAACGACAACAAGTGGTATCTCAGCACTCTGGCCTCCAAGTTCTTCCACTGGGCGAATAGAAGAAGGAGAATGGCGACGCCTAAGCACACTTTTCCTTCCTCTTCCACTCACTCAGACGTGGTTCCTGCACTCGTCGATTCTCTTCTCGCCGTTGTCGTTTCAACCTCTCGGGATCTCGCCGTGAACCTTCTCATCCAAGCCTACGCGCAGGCCAGGCTAACGGACGTCGCGTTCCACGTTTGTCGTTACGCGGAGGAGCACGGAGTCTCCATTGTGTGGTCTCTGGTTCTGCACGCTAAGGTTGCGTTTGGGGATTTGGATTCGGCGTGGGCATTGTTTGGGGAGATGGTGAGAAAAGGGTTTAAGCCAAATGCGTTTGTTTACACGTCCTTTGTTGCAGCGTTTTGTAGAGAAACCCCACAGTTGAGGAGGCTATTGGTTTGGTTCGTGAAATGGAGGGGAAGGGGCTGAGGCCATACGAATTTCTGGATATTGGGTTTTTAATTTCAAGGGTTTTCTACTTCCCTTCGTTTTTTTATTCAGGACGCAAGCTTCATTTcccctttatttttctttgattttttattggGTTCTATTGGGATTTTCTGTTCCAGTATTGCGGTCTTGAAATTGGGATTTATGGGATATTCATTGGATTTTCTATGCAGGTTTTTTATCATTGGAGTTGCATTGGGATTTTGATTATGTGCTCGTATTTGTTAGGTTGAATTCATGAGTTTGctttttttagatttaatttcgTGTTTGGATCATTAGATTGTAGTTGGACTGTGGTGGTTGTTGGTGGTGGTGCCGATGGAGAAGTGACGGGAAAGGACGTAGGGGGAGAGAGGAGAACATCTGGAGTGAGGAGAAGAACTCTTATTACGGCTAACAACATAAGAAGTTTGCCACGTGGAATACTTCATTATACAACTAATACCtatctaaattaatatatattgtcaCGACAGCTAAAACAAATCACAACTCATCACAGGTAAACGATGTTACTGATTATTTAACGAAGATGGCTTAATTAGCTcgtttttacaaatattaggacccgattgagacaaaaaaaaatatgatgaccaaattgagattgccatacaaatatgaggaccaaacgAGGATTTTAACCtaagttttattcaaaatttattgtctaatataatataaaaattatgagttaaagtctattttgataaaatttattatttattaagtttattttttatttttgttaaggtTCAATCTCATATATAAAATGTGATGTAAGTTAAAAATCTTACGTGaactaaaaagataatataagtttacaatatataagtaaataaaaatattattttagtatcaCAAAATACAAAATGTAACAAGATGGAGAAATGGGTTTGACAAACAGTAGGCCCAATTATGGATAAAGGGAATAAGTCCaagggtgtttcatcctacacctccaagctttcatcctgcacctccaaaaattaccattttaaccttaattaatattattttaatattttttctttcttcataaagtcattctgcacctctttaattttttctcttccttattAAAGTCAAGCTacacccttctaatttttttttctctcttattatagTCNNNNNNNNNNNNNNNNNNNNNNNNNNNNNNNNNNNNNNNNNNNNNNNNNNNNNNNNNNNNNNNNNNNNNNNNNNNNNNNNNNNNNNNNNNNNNNNNNNNNNNNNNNNNNNNNNNNNNNNNNNNNNNNNNNNNNNNNNNNNNNNNNNNNNNNNNNNNNNNNNNNNNNNNNNNNNNNNNNNNNNNNNNNNNNNNNNNNNNNNNNNNNNNNNNNNNNNNNNNNNNNNNNNNNNNNNNNNNNNNNNNNNNNNNNNNNNNNNNNNNNNNNNNNNNNNNNNNNNNNNNNNNNNNNNNNNNNNNNNNNNNNNNNNNNNNNNNNNNNNNNNNNNNNNNNNNNNNNNNNNNNNNNNNNNNNNNNNNNNNNNNNNNNNNNNNNNNNNNNNNNNNNNNNNNNNNNNNNNNNNNNNNNNNNNNNNNNNNNNNNNNNNNNNNNNNNNNtattataataattaaaattatactttaataattattaagatataaatgtgtattaaataatattaaaattttaattttaattaaattattattaaatttttattaaattttaaatctcgaaatgaaatttagaaaatttatataaaaattgtatatattttaaaatctattaaaataatgtaggatgaatttaataaaagagagaaaaaattagaagggtgtaggttgattttaataagaaaaaaaaagttagagggATGCAGAATCACTtcatgaagaaagagaaaatattaaaataatattaattaaggttaaaatgataatttttggaGGTACAAgatgaaagcttggaggtgtaggataAAACACCCTAAGTCCAATGAATGACAAAAGGAATAAGCCCACTGCTCAATACGCGCAAAAGAAACTATTATTTCTGCACCTATAAAATTATTTCTGCACCGCACTATACATGGAAAACACTCAATCTGAAAATCTGTTCCAAAAAAGTGTTCCAGAATGTATTTcatgtgttttaaaaattttaataaaaaaaatttgttaggaaatttctatttcaaaagctttttgaaattcaGTTAGAGAATTAATAGTCCGAAAATCACTTTTAGGAGagtaaaattgttaattttgaaaattgattagctgcaaaaagaaattgatgGGGGTGGAAGAAGTAATTGTTAATCGTGAAGGATAATAGCCCAATGGTTAAGAACAGAAGAAAAAGCCCACTAAGCTAAACGCAGCCCCTAAGAGGGAAAACCCTATGTTATATACAAAACTCGAAGATATTTCTGTTTTGTTACCCCTCCGCCGTTGCAAGCAGCGTAACATCGAGTGAGTCACTCCGTGTTttcctttgttgttgttgtgatgAGTGACGAATGATGAATTCTGAATTAATGATCAAAAGCTCTCGAATTTGTTTGCATTTGCATTGACTTGCTGTTACTTGCACGGATATGATTAATTGAAAGCTTGTTGTATGTAGGATGGGCGAAGGGGAAGCAAAAGCGGTGGTTCCAGAATCGGTGgtgaagaaggagaaaaggaaCGAGGAGTGGGCTTTGGCTAAAAAACAGCAAGTGGAAGCAGCGAAGAAAAAGAGTTCCGAAACTCGTAAATTGATTTTTAGCAGAGCCAAACAGTATGCAAAGGAATACGAGGAGCAGGTGTTTAAACGAAATTGAAATCATTGTATTAATAAAttgctttttaatatatatattttttaatttgtttttgtatgttgtttttttttttttcagcaaaaGGAACTAATTAGGTTGAAGCGTGAAGCCAAGCTCAAGGGAGGGTTTTATGTTGACCCTGAAACTAAGCTTTTGTTCATCATCAGGATTCGTGGGTagttatcaattaattaatatattacaatATCATAATactattgtgttttttttccctttttgttgttattattattgatacGTGAGATTTCTCAAATGCCAGTATCAATGCCATGGATCCCAAAACAAGGAAGATTCTGCAGCTTCTGCGTTTGAGACAGGTAGCTTTCGATTACAActggatattttttatttattagttgtGTTAGAGGTCGCTTAGTCATTATCGATAACCGACATGTAACTCCATTTTGGTTGGAGGAAGTAGGGGTGTAAATGCTGGGCCTAAGACATGCTGTAGCGATTGCTTTTGTTATTTGAACTTTTCGATGTTCGTGTGTAAGAGAGGGCAagtatgttatatatatatatatatatatatatatatatatatatatatatatatatatatatatatatatatattacaggaATCCTTTAGTGCTGCTCCATGAACTTAGACAAAGCAGCTCAAGAAGAGTAAAAAATGATGTTTCTAAATGAGTTTCTTTTGTTACTTATCTAAGGAAATgcattttgattttgttctAACAAAGCATGGGTTTTGTGTAGTTTGCCAATCGTTCTATAGATATCATGTTTAATATTTAAGCATTTAAAATAGCGTTTTGTGTTGTAGAAATACTAAATCTACTCATTTTTCTGGTTTAAGCGATTATAATCCCCTCCTATAATAATTGGATCTTGGTAGGATCAAGTAAATTATGCTTTTCCAGAATCCTTTTGAAGTTCTTATGGTTTTCTCGAACAAGCTACTTGCAAAACACCCTATTCAATGTTCACTTCATCCACCAACCACTCTTTTTCAAAACCCTTTCTGGTCATCGTACTAAGCCACTTTCATTGTGAAACACATAGCTCCAATGGTGTTAACGGAGTTTTGAAGTATGTGCAATTTTGTGAAAGTGTGCTGGTGTGCAAGTCGTGTGGGTGGTGCTACATATAACTTCTCTATCTGCAATTGTATAGTGCACTGCACCATTGTGATTGTGTGGGTTCTTTTGTTGTGTGCTAAGTTGTTGTTAACTTATCATGCACGCTAATTATTTCTGCTTGGCCTTTATGTGCTTAATTTTaagatgtaaaatttaatttctttaatttgaagGTTTATAGGATCCATCGAACATTTTGAATTATGTTGTAAATGTTGATTTTAAAATCATGTGACCTTAGAATTCGTTTTTGCTTATCTCTATTATTTTGCATGTCCATTTCTCCAATTGGACATTTATATCGTCTCTTTTACTGGTTTTCGTGCTGGCTTATTCCataaattttgatgttgatgttgatgctGACCGGATTCTCTGTTTACCGAATTTCCAAGTAAAGTTGGACTATGTCTTTATTGATGTGTTCATTTTGTATGCAGATTTTTAATGGCGTCTTTCTTAAAGTGAACAAAGCAACCTTGAATATGCTGCATAGGGTAGAGCCTTATGTTACCTATGGGTATGTAAAATTTCAACCACCTTTGATTATTATGTTTCAGTACCTGCACCATGTGTTCTTAATATTTGGAAATCCACTTCAGGTATCCTAATTTGAAGAGTGTAAAAGAATTGATCTACAAGAGAGGCTTTGGAAAAGTGGACAAGCAGAGAATTGCTCTGACTGACAATTCTATTATAGAACAGGTCTGTCTGGAGTACTCAGTCATCTCCTTAAATACATTCATTGCTTGCTAGTTTTTTCACTGACCTAATATTCAATACCAGACTTTGGGGAAGCATGGGATCATTTGCATAGAAGATGTGATCCACGAGATCATGACTGTTGGACCTCACTTCAAGGAGGCAAACAATTTTCTATGGCCTTTCAAGCTCAAAGCTCCCCTGGGTggtttgaagaagaaaagaaatcattaTGTTGAAGGAGGTGACGCTGGCAACAGGGAAGATTATATAAATGAGCTC
This DNA window, taken from Vigna radiata var. radiata cultivar VC1973A chromosome 5, Vradiata_ver6, whole genome shotgun sequence, encodes the following:
- the LOC106760796 gene encoding 60S ribosomal protein L7-4, which codes for MLYTKLEDISVLLPLRRCKQRNIEMGEGEAKAVVPESVVKKEKRNEEWALAKKQQVEAAKKKSSETRKLIFSRAKQYAKEYEEQQKELIRLKREAKLKGGFYVDPETKLLFIIRIRGINAMDPKTRKILQLLRLRQIFNGVFLKVNKATLNMLHRVEPYVTYGYPNLKSVKELIYKRGFGKVDKQRIALTDNSIIEQTLGKHGIICIEDVIHEIMTVGPHFKEANNFLWPFKLKAPLGGLKKKRNHYVEGGDAGNREDYINELIRRMN